The following are from one region of the Silene latifolia isolate original U9 population chromosome 9, ASM4854445v1, whole genome shotgun sequence genome:
- the LOC141601933 gene encoding putative mitochondrial protein AtMg01250 produces the protein MVLNILEGMLNALKFPPHFTNLLMECVTSPHYSLSLNGESFGYFKGKMGLRQGDPLSPLLFSICMEYLTRIFNRMKDIDGFKHHPLCKKMNLTHLCFADDLLVFFRGDWESMVVTIRAFNTFSAASGLRMNKQKSNVYGNGMPREILEQFSLVFGLKIGSLL, from the coding sequence atggtgttgaacatCTTAGAGGGTATGTTGAATGCTTTGAAGTTTCCCCCTCACTTTACTAATCTTCTGATGGAGTGTGTGACCTCACCTCATTATTCTTTATCCTTGAATGGTGAATCTTTTGGTTATTTTAAAGGAAAAATGGGCTTAAGGCAAGGTGATCCTTTGTCCCCCCTTCTTTTCTCCATTTGCATGGAATATCTTACCAGGATCTTTAACAGAATGAAAGATATTGATGGGTTCAAGCATCATCCTCTGTGTAAAAAAATGAATTTGACTCATCTGTGCTTTGCAGatgatttattagtttttttCAGAGGAGATTGGGAGTCTATGGTTGTTACTATAAGGGCTTTCAACACTTTCTCAGCTGCTTCAGGGTTGAGAATGAATAAGCAGAAATCCAATGTCTATGGGAATGGCATGCCTAGGGAAATTTTGGAGCAGTTTTCTTTGGTTTTTGGGTTGAAAATAGGCTCTCtcctgtaa